Sequence from the Solea senegalensis isolate Sse05_10M linkage group LG1, IFAPA_SoseM_1, whole genome shotgun sequence genome:
GTTATCAATCGTCGAAACCTTTTGCGATAAACCAACCGGACCTTTAGTCATAATAGAATTAGTGACACCTTGTGGCAAAAGTGCAGATCAAACAAACGGAAAAGTGCGATTGTCTTTGTCGTCAGAAAGGACACAGAGTCCTTAAAAAGTTAAAACGTTAGGGACAAGGGACAAAATGTTAAAGTCACATGTTAACGTGAACAGGTGACGTTTATTGGGTTAAAAGAATTATGATTTAAAAGCAGGAACAGTTTGTCATGTGCTGGGGGCGCCATCGTTTCCCTTAAGAAAAACACGATAAAACCACATaatgcaccttttttttgttaaagggacagttcagtttttttctataataaaaacactgaactttacctttaaataagtgttttattttatagctCCGAggttttcgttttgtttttaagttgttgtgaaaaaaacaaacgtacaTGAGTTCGTGAGAAGTCGGAGCTCAGGCACCTGgcgagtgtttgtgtgtgtgtgtgtgtgtacctgctgtACTAATAACAATGTAATCAGCTGTAAAATAATGGTAAATAATGTAGAATATTTGGACTTGTACAGAGAAACTGAGTCCACTTTGTTCAGCTCATCTTTGTTTGATTCTCTGCTTCGACATCGTGTGCATGTGACCACTTTTCAGCcaacaataaaaatcacttcctttactttgtctttgttgtcgTCACTAATGCATGAATGAAGGAAAGACTGAGTGAAGGTGTTTATTCCTCTTCTGTGATTAGTTACATTTCAGAAATGTgtgaaacttgttttaataaagagTGAATAAAATGATGAGTGTGGATTAATCTGAAGGGATTCAGATTACTAAAGCGGGTAAAACCTGTTCATGTAATCAGATTAACACAGTGTTTCATTGTGAAATATAAATGTGGTGAAACTCtgacacaacacaaataattagggtTAAAATTAAAGCAgtggcttaaaaaaaataattaaataattttgtTGATTCTGtctattttttaaatcatatttaataaaataaatatgattttcaatgcaacagcctttaaaatcaAAGACACTTAATCATCACGTAACCTGATCTAAAATCTTATTAaagatataatatccatatgcTGATGCTCCGCTACGTCTCCCATGACGATGACTGGGAGGAATCTGCAGTGTCTCCTCCCACAAATGTGCAGTAGGCATGTCCGTGAGTCTCCAGGTGCTTCTGAAAAGACGACATCTGGTTGAAGGTCTTTGAGCAGTGGCTGCAGGAATACGGCTTCTCCCCCGTGTGGATCCTCGTGTGAATCTTCAGCTGATTACTGTTCCGGAAAAACTTCCCACACGTAATGCAGCCAAACGGCTTCTCGCCCAGGTGGATCTTCAGGTGAGCGTTCAGTCCTGACTTGTCGACAAAGCCCTTCTGGCAGAAGCTGCACAGGTACGGCTTCTCGCCAGTGTGCGTCCTCAGGTGCACGGTCAGCGACGTGCTCTGTCTGAACGCTCGGCCACACGTCGGGCAGGTGTATGGCCGCTCGTCCGTGTGGACCCTCGCGTGGCGGACGAAGAGCTCGGGCAGTGCGAAGCGGCGGCCACAGACCTGGCACTCGTGTGGCTTCTCGCCAGTATGCGTGCGCTGGTGAGCGCGCAGCGACGACGTGTGGCCGAACGTCTTCCCGCAGGTCATGCAGACGTACGGCCGTTCGCCCGTGTGAGTCCTCATGTGCTGCGTCAGAGCCGATTTCTGGTTGAACCTGTTCCCGCACGTTTGGCACGCGTGCGGCTTCTCGCCCGTGTGTGTCCTCACGTGTGACGCCAGCAGGTACTTACGCCCGAAAGCTTTCccacatgtgtcacatgtgaaGGACTTTGCGTCGGCACGTTTCTTTGGTGTGGGGTCACTTCCTGCGGTCTGCTCTGGGTCACCACTGAGACCGTCCTCTGCAGCAGGAGCGGGCAGGACGGTGACATTCTGCTGACGTTCCTGCTGACTGCTGcatggctcctcctcctgctcctctttaaTCTGTGGACTTTCTTCGTCCAGATCATCTTCCTCACAGAcgtcctgctgctgaagctctggacacaaagagacacagacacattgaCCCTCCTGTCATCATCATGTgttgagaagaaaaacacttgaatgttgtattttgttttgaacaaaaataaGCACTTTTCACAACatgtagtgaaaaaaaaaaaatccaatttttaTGGTTTCACACCAACACAAAACACTTGTAAACACTGTATATGAAGTTATCTTTtaattctttgtgtttgtctggaTTTAACTCCGTcctcacaaatgtgtgtgtacgtcCTCAGTCAGACTACGACCTCGGTCAGACTACGACCTCAGTCAGACTACGTCCTGACTTCTGTCGGACGACATGGACCtagcctctgtgtctcagcctGGTTTTAACTGGTGGAGTGAAAAACGAGAGATTTAATATTATGGTTTGTGTCACTCACCGCTCCTCAGCAGCTTGTTCTTCCAGACTTTGTCCGTCAGTCCGCGCTGACGTCTGATCTCCTCCTCGTAGCCGACAAAGAACCTCTCGAGGACATTGAAGGTCTCGTCGACAGCGACGGTCAGCTGCTCGTCTACAAACTCACTCCGACTGCCATGGTGAATCTCTGTGGTCGTAGCAGAGTGGTGACAGAGAAGCTGCCGGTCAGTGTCTGACGACGTGAACGTGAAGGTGTGGTTTTCCTGCTTCACGACAAGCTGATGTTCCTCCTGACTGCTGcatggctcctcctcctgctcctctttgaCCCGAGGaggttcctcctcctcctcctctttacagacatgctgctgctggagctctgggcaaacacagagacaaaggaaaCGGGTCAATCATGTGACATGATGTGATGATATAACTAAACTGGTTTGACTCactttttctctgcagctcaggTTTTTGAAGCTTGTCCAGCAGGGGTCGCCGTCGCTGACCATCCACGTCCTCCTCGCACTCGGCCAGAGTTTCACTGAGGACGGTGAAGAGTTGTTCAACAGCAGCGCTGAGTCGCTGCCGGACAAATTGCGTCTGAGCGTTACAGTGACTCAGCACGCGTGTCTCAGGATCTGCGTCCTGACTGCTGCATACGTCCTCCTCTTTCACCTGCACAGGTCCTCTTTCCTCCTGGTCCTCACTGgagatctcctcctcctctttacaaacctgctgctgtggacagtctggacagacacagagacacaggaaacagtggcaaatgaagaaaaaggaaaaagcgGCGCTGCGTTTTATTTTGACTAATAACTGATGCCGATATTTTTGACCCAAATATTTAGCCAATTTTCTGTTTTCCCCTGCATTTACTTAGAATAACAAaatattgacacattatcagtATTATACGATATTGGCTTTAAAGGTTAGTATCAGATATGGGCTAAGGATGTCACAAAATCACTGTTCACTCAATTATCAACTGATACTGATGTCACAAACTCCACTATCGActaataccgatatcacaaactctaTTATCGACTGATACCAAAGTCACAAACTCTATTATCGACTGATACCAAAGTCACAAACTCTATTATCGACTGATACCAAAGTCACAAACTCTATTATCGACTGATACTGATGTTAGAAACTCTATTATCGACTGACACCGATGTTAGAAACTCTATTATCAACTTATACCGATGTCACAAACTCTATTATCGACTGATACCGATGTTAGAAACTCTATTATCGACTGACACCGACATCACAAACTCTATTATCAACTTATACCGATGTCACAAACTCTATTATCGACTAATACCGATATCACAGACTCTATTATCAACTGATACCGATGTCACAAACTCTACTATCGACTGATCCCACAATCAGTCCATTCCGCAGCTGTACTCTTTTCTATAGCCCGcgagcgcgcgcgcacacacacacacacacacacacacaggtctcgTCCATAGACTAAGGTCGCACTGCGTTGTCTGGAGATTTCCTTGCTCCATATCTGATGACAGTGGGACGGGACGACATTTGAAGATAGTGTTAAGTGTTTCATTTTTGGGCAGTGgagtagggatgcaccgaaaatttggcaacagtttgcatatcacagctcgactacaaacatggtatatcaaaaaaaaacgctaagctaacttgtctaTGTTATGTTTGTATACTCAAAACAGACGGAGAAACCTATCAGATTTgtcatatttcaatgttttagtctaataaccGCAACAGCCTGTTTGTGTCTGAGCCGCGAAGCTGAGCTCATATGTTCAGTGTCGTCCTCACACAGACAAATCctctaaatattcctcaacagttctTCTGCTGATATCACTAGTTGACATGCAAAGTGCTTTCAGAGCCATCAGACTCTGTCAACTACCCCTCCCCACTCTACCCCTCCACTAACTACTGTTGCTAGCGCAAGCAGCAGTACTACCGGCAGGTGGCGCCGTCGCTAGCTGAGCTGCTACTAATAAAACAACCACGTTAACAAATACATTAACACTGGGAaaattatttcaagaaaaaaagcaacaataatgtgtatgtgttagtgtgtccgtttgtctgtgtttgtgtgtgtatgtatgtctcACCGGTCCTCAGCCGTTTTATCTCCAACAGTCGCCGTTCGCGCTCGCGTTCATACTGTGCGAcggtgtgtgtgaagtgtgtgtgtatgtgttggacAGCAGTGGTAAGTGTCCGCGTGACCAACTCTCTCAAACTGTCCACTGTGGACATGACGATGCTCCGCGGCTAGGCTAagctaacacaaacacaccgctTCCGCTCCGTGCCTCACTGGCCATGGTCCGTGCGGTGGCGGGAGAGAGAGTCCGCTTTGTGttccgcttcttcttctttttgttttatggcGGTTTTTGCATTACCGCCCCCTTCTGCTCTGGTGGGTGAACCAGAAAAAAAGCCACCCTCATAACGTACTTGCACGCACATACACTCTTACCCTATATATTTCCCCCATTTCTGTCCTACTTTATATCCTATAAAAAAGCCCTGTATCGCTTAAGAACTTCACTACTATCCTGACTCGTGCTTTCTCACTCATTTCCATTATTCCCTTTAAATTAAAGATcccatattataccctatttctccaagttaaactagttccctggtgtcctaatgaacatgtctgtgacatgctttggtcaaaataccataaggatgaagcaccatagcagttcaataaccctgccaaaacagcccctttcagaacgcttggttttgtgcctggtccctttacatgcaaatgagacacaggcaaacacacacccacttttTCTAGGGGGTGTGTCGATGCTGGCACTCACGCCACCATGACAACAGTTGAACGTGAACCGTGGGAGGAACATGGCTGGTGGAGGAAactaatatgtcccctttaaattcTTGATCCCCTAATTTTTGACTGCTCTACACCTCATACGTACATAGATTCCACAgattcctcctcttcctgacCCCTCTCACACCGTCCTGTCTGATGCTTCCCTACCAATTTAAGTGACTTATTCAGTGCACAGTGCCCTAGCCTTAACCTCATTATCACaacctcctctctcctgtgtcCCATACCTGCCCTATTGACCCTGATGCTGTTTTGTATTTGATATAAATGCCTCCCTCTACCCTCTCTATCCCACCTCGCCATATTTGATTGGTTTTTTCCCCAGATGATCCTCTTAACCTCAGCCTTACTGACACTCCACACTTCCATGTCTACTCTTCCTTTCCTAAATGCCCTCTTTGCTAATTCATCTGCCCTCTCATTCCCCCTCACCCCACATGTGCTGGTAccttaacataacataaatccAACCTGACCTCCTCTGTTCATTATTCTAGTAACTGACAGAAGAATTTCATATAACATGTCCTGAAATCATTTCACGCTCGACAGAACTGATGAAGAATCTGAGCAGATCAGTGCCTTGTTGTTTTCTAGCCTCTTCCACCCATCTTAATGCTACCAACACTGCCAGCATCTCCACTGTGTAGACCCTTTATATGATGTTCTCCTATACTTACCCCAATTCTCTTTACTGGTACAGCCACCCCAAATCCTGTCACACCTGTTTCAGGTTCCTTAGCTCCATCTGCATATATCAGTATAAAATCATTATACTCTGCCATTGATACTTAAAAGCACTTAGCAAATCTATttgactgtttctttttcttttttcttttctaacaaAGGCCAGTCTATTTCTGGGCCCTCAAGCAACCATATTGGTGTTGCTGGATACACTATTGTAGGGCTTATCTCACTGCTAAGACTCCCAGTTCATTTGCTAAT
This genomic interval carries:
- the LOC122773298 gene encoding zinc finger protein 2 homolog translates to MSTVDSLRELVTRTLTTAVQHIHTHFTHTVAQYERERERRLLEIKRLRTDCPQQQVCKEEEEISSEDQEERGPVQVKEEDVCSSQDADPETRVLSHCNAQTQFVRQRLSAAVEQLFTVLSETLAECEEDVDGQRRRPLLDKLQKPELQRKKLQQQHVCKEEEEEEPPRVKEEQEEEPCSSQEEHQLVVKQENHTFTFTSSDTDRQLLCHHSATTTEIHHGSRSEFVDEQLTVAVDETFNVLERFFVGYEEEIRRQRGLTDKVWKNKLLRSELQQQDVCEEDDLDEESPQIKEEQEEEPCSSQQERQQNVTVLPAPAAEDGLSGDPEQTAGSDPTPKKRADAKSFTCDTCGKAFGRKYLLASHVRTHTGEKPHACQTCGNRFNQKSALTQHMRTHTGERPYVCMTCGKTFGHTSSLRAHQRTHTGEKPHECQVCGRRFALPELFVRHARVHTDERPYTCPTCGRAFRQSTSLTVHLRTHTGEKPYLCSFCQKGFVDKSGLNAHLKIHLGEKPFGCITCGKFFRNSNQLKIHTRIHTGEKPYSCSHCSKTFNQMSSFQKHLETHGHAYCTFVGGDTADSSQSSSWET